The Mycolicibacterium flavescens genome has a segment encoding these proteins:
- the pknB_3 gene encoding serine/threonine protein kinase: MAEVHDGWDTRLHRPVAIKLLYPAFTADTDMRRRFEEEARAAAGLNHPNIVSVHDSGEHDGSPFIVMERLPGRTLQDEIETGPMPPPRVRSMLHDVLGALGCAHAAGIVHRDIKPGNVLIAPNSGAMKVADFGIAKTAGSALTATGQIVGTMAYMSPERVAGAPASVADDLYAVGVMGYEALTGRRPFPQENPAALLHAILDAPPPPISVVRPDIDPALAATIDRAMARDASQRFTSAEHMRAALMGAPSMMGPAPAAAPRPATKILAEPLAPSANYFVAPAPRRRPMSRERKLLIAAAGFVALVVAGLALALDPSSTTQPPQQVSTSTPAQPPPPPPTTSAAPLPPPAPVFEQPEPPKPPKKGGPGNSNGRGNGNGKKGD, from the coding sequence ATGGCCGAGGTCCACGACGGCTGGGACACCCGGCTGCACCGGCCGGTGGCGATCAAGCTGCTCTATCCGGCGTTCACCGCCGACACCGATATGCGGCGACGGTTCGAGGAGGAGGCCCGCGCCGCCGCGGGGCTGAACCACCCCAACATCGTGTCGGTGCACGACAGCGGCGAGCATGACGGCAGCCCATTCATCGTCATGGAGCGCCTGCCGGGACGGACGCTGCAGGACGAGATCGAGACGGGGCCGATGCCGCCACCGCGTGTCCGCTCGATGCTGCACGACGTGCTCGGCGCGCTGGGCTGCGCGCATGCGGCGGGCATCGTCCACCGTGACATCAAGCCGGGCAACGTGCTGATCGCGCCGAACAGCGGTGCGATGAAGGTCGCCGACTTCGGCATCGCCAAGACGGCGGGCTCCGCGCTCACCGCGACCGGCCAGATCGTCGGCACGATGGCCTACATGAGCCCGGAGCGGGTCGCCGGCGCACCGGCCTCGGTCGCCGACGACCTCTACGCCGTTGGCGTGATGGGTTATGAGGCGTTGACCGGGCGGCGGCCGTTCCCGCAGGAGAATCCCGCTGCCCTGCTGCACGCCATCCTCGATGCACCGCCGCCTCCGATCAGCGTGGTGCGTCCCGACATCGACCCGGCGCTGGCCGCGACGATCGACCGGGCGATGGCCCGAGACGCGAGCCAGCGGTTCACCAGCGCCGAGCACATGCGCGCCGCGCTGATGGGCGCGCCCTCGATGATGGGACCGGCACCCGCAGCGGCGCCACGACCCGCCACGAAGATCCTCGCCGAACCGCTAGCGCCCTCCGCCAACTACTTCGTCGCTCCCGCACCGCGGCGGCGGCCGATGAGCCGTGAGCGCAAGCTTCTGATCGCGGCCGCGGGGTTCGTCGCGTTGGTCGTCGCCGGCCTCGCCTTGGCGCTCGACCCGTCGTCGACCACGCAGCCGCCGCAACAGGTCAGCACCAGCACCCCGGCGCAGCCGCCACCGCCCCCGCCGACCACCAGCGCCGCGCCGCTGCCGCCACCGGCGCCCGTCTTCGAGCAGCCCGAACCGCCCAAGCCGCCGAAGAAGGGCGGCCCGGGCAATAGCAACGGACGGGGCAACGGGAACGGCAAGAAGGGCGACTGA
- a CDS encoding 1-acyl-sn-glycerol-3-phosphate acyltransferase translates to MATGDAEPSQLTKWDPGLTERFFAVTRPLLKRYFRSEVRGLENIPAGGALLVSNHSGGMLPMDVPILAADFYEHHGYDRPIYTLSHDMLMVGPTGEFFRKIGYISANHENADRALRSGGLVVVFPGGDYDVYRPTFSENVIDFGGRTGYIKAALNAGVPIVPTVGIGGQETQIFLSRGTWLAERLGPIARLARTKILPVSFGFPFGLSLVVPPNIPLPSKIVMQVLPPIDIVAEFGEDPDIDEVDAHVRRVMQRALDELATERRLPILG, encoded by the coding sequence GTGGCCACCGGAGACGCCGAGCCGTCGCAGCTCACAAAATGGGACCCGGGCCTGACCGAGCGCTTCTTCGCCGTCACCCGCCCGCTCCTCAAGCGCTACTTCCGCTCCGAGGTGCGCGGACTCGAGAACATCCCCGCGGGCGGTGCGCTGTTGGTGTCAAACCACTCCGGCGGCATGCTGCCGATGGACGTGCCGATCCTGGCGGCGGACTTCTACGAGCATCACGGCTACGACCGGCCGATCTACACGCTCAGCCACGACATGCTGATGGTCGGACCGACCGGTGAGTTCTTCCGCAAGATCGGCTACATCAGCGCCAACCACGAGAATGCCGACCGGGCACTGCGCTCCGGCGGTCTGGTCGTGGTGTTCCCCGGCGGTGACTACGACGTGTACCGGCCAACGTTTTCGGAGAACGTCATCGACTTCGGCGGGCGAACCGGCTACATCAAGGCCGCCCTCAACGCGGGTGTCCCGATCGTCCCGACCGTCGGCATCGGCGGCCAGGAGACCCAGATCTTCCTGTCGCGCGGCACCTGGTTGGCCGAGCGTCTCGGCCCGATCGCGCGCCTGGCGCGCACCAAGATCCTGCCGGTCTCATTCGGCTTCCCGTTCGGCCTGTCACTGGTGGTGCCGCCCAACATCCCGCTGCCGTCCAAGATCGTCATGCAGGTGTTGCCGCCGATCGACATCGTCGCCGAGTTCGGCGAAGACCCCGACATCGACGAGGTCGACGCCCACGTCCGCCGGGTGATGCAGCGGGCCCTCGACGAGTTGGCCACCGAGCGCCGCCTCCCGATCCTCGGCTGA
- the lip2_8 gene encoding esterase/lipase: MTRRRFPLLRAAAELANAANGVQPLGREGYITLPVFAFGWPTTEAAPLYLTGSVLDAIRRGLRGDFRGAPGRIALALTAIAWALLGLIMYRNVTSKRYFEEPLREALGDDYKQVASSSQPGRRRRLANVGVPPNELLRRRYVERANTVQYGPHGRVNRADIWRRADLPRDGKAPVLLQVPGGAWAIGMRRPQAYPLLSYMAERGWVCVSIDYRVSPRHTWPAHIIDVKRALAWIKENIADYGGDPDFVAITGGSAGGHLSSLTALTPDDPQWQPGFEDADTSVAAAVPIYGRYDWVSARGSGRKEFIGFLQKFVVKKPISENKQTYVDASPIMRVRRDAPPFFVLHGQDDSIIPVQEGRDFVEALRKVSTSTVAYAEIPHAQHAFDFYGSPRAHYTAQAVERFLSWVHAQRHAPSGQLPQAESAGA, translated from the coding sequence ATGACTAGACGCCGTTTTCCGCTGCTGCGCGCGGCCGCCGAACTCGCCAATGCCGCCAACGGTGTGCAGCCGCTCGGGCGCGAGGGCTACATCACGCTGCCGGTGTTCGCATTCGGCTGGCCGACGACCGAGGCCGCGCCGCTGTACCTGACCGGTTCGGTGCTGGACGCCATACGGCGCGGCCTGCGTGGTGACTTCCGCGGTGCGCCCGGCCGTATCGCGTTGGCGCTCACCGCGATCGCATGGGCGTTGCTCGGCCTGATCATGTACCGCAACGTGACGTCGAAGCGCTATTTCGAGGAACCGCTGCGTGAGGCACTCGGCGACGACTACAAGCAGGTGGCCTCGTCGTCGCAGCCCGGCAGGCGGCGTCGGCTCGCAAACGTCGGCGTTCCCCCGAACGAACTGCTGCGCCGCCGCTACGTCGAGCGGGCCAACACCGTTCAGTACGGCCCGCACGGCCGGGTCAACCGCGCCGACATCTGGCGGCGTGCCGACCTGCCGCGCGACGGCAAGGCGCCGGTGCTGCTGCAGGTGCCGGGGGGTGCGTGGGCGATCGGCATGCGCAGGCCGCAGGCCTATCCCCTGCTCAGCTACATGGCCGAGCGGGGCTGGGTGTGCGTCTCGATCGACTACCGCGTCAGTCCGCGGCACACCTGGCCCGCGCACATCATCGACGTCAAACGGGCCCTGGCCTGGATCAAGGAGAACATCGCCGACTACGGCGGGGATCCCGACTTCGTCGCGATCACCGGCGGCTCGGCGGGAGGGCACCTGTCCTCGCTGACCGCGCTGACGCCGGATGATCCGCAGTGGCAGCCGGGCTTCGAGGACGCCGACACGTCGGTGGCGGCCGCGGTCCCGATCTACGGACGCTACGACTGGGTGTCGGCACGAGGCTCCGGCCGTAAGGAGTTCATCGGTTTCCTGCAGAAGTTCGTCGTGAAAAAGCCCATCAGCGAGAACAAGCAGACCTATGTCGACGCCTCCCCGATCATGCGGGTGCGTCGCGACGCCCCACCGTTTTTCGTGCTTCACGGTCAGGACGACTCGATCATTCCGGTGCAGGAGGGACGCGATTTCGTCGAGGCGCTTCGCAAGGTGTCGACGTCCACCGTGGCCTACGCCGAAATCCCGCACGCCCAGCATGCATTCGACTTCTACGGGTCACCACGGGCGCACTACACGGCGCAGGCCGTCGAACGTTTCCTGTCCTGGGTGCACGCGCAGCGCCACGCGCCGAGCGGTCAACTGCCGCAGGCTGAATCCGCGGGTGCGTAG
- the wax-dgaT_5 gene encoding diacylglycerol O-acyltransferase produces MRRLSGWDAILLYSETPTVHMHTLKLAVIDLSELGDRPFGIEEFRRVIHGRLYKLDPFRYELVDIPFKFHHPMWRENCEVDLEYHVRHWRVDSPGGRRQLDEAIGQIASTPLDRSRPLWEMYFIEGLANGRIAVLGKIHHALADGVASANLLARGMDLQLGPQAERDSYATDPPPGKAELVRTAFADHMRQIGRLPSVMRYTAQGLQRVRKSAKKLSPELTRPFTPPPSFMNHRVDAQRKFATATLALADVKETAKHLGVTINDMVLAISAGALRELSLKYDGQADHPLLASVPVSFDFSPDRISGNYFTGVMMTVPIQLEDPLQRVQAVHDAAVEAKETHHLMGPELVSRWSAYFPPRPAERLFSWLAEKDGQNKVLNLPISNVPGPRQPGRVGGALVTEIYSVGPLTTGSGLNITVWSYVDQLNISVLSDGATLEDPHELTDAMIAAFIEIRGAAGLSSELTVVESAMAQ; encoded by the coding sequence GTGAGAAGGCTCAGCGGCTGGGACGCGATCCTGCTGTACAGCGAAACTCCGACGGTGCACATGCACACGCTCAAGCTGGCGGTGATCGACCTCTCCGAGTTGGGTGACCGTCCCTTCGGCATCGAGGAGTTCCGCCGCGTCATCCACGGGCGGCTCTACAAACTCGACCCGTTCCGATACGAGCTCGTCGACATCCCATTCAAGTTCCACCACCCGATGTGGCGGGAGAACTGCGAAGTCGACCTCGAGTACCACGTGCGGCACTGGCGGGTGGACAGCCCAGGCGGTCGCAGGCAACTCGACGAAGCAATCGGCCAGATCGCCAGCACGCCGCTGGACCGCAGCAGGCCGCTGTGGGAGATGTATTTCATCGAGGGTCTGGCCAACGGACGAATCGCGGTGCTCGGCAAGATCCACCACGCCCTCGCCGACGGGGTCGCGTCGGCGAATCTTTTGGCCCGCGGGATGGATCTGCAGCTAGGCCCGCAAGCCGAGCGTGACTCGTACGCAACGGATCCGCCGCCGGGCAAGGCGGAGTTGGTGCGGACCGCGTTCGCCGACCACATGCGCCAAATCGGCCGGCTACCGAGCGTCATGCGCTATACGGCGCAGGGTCTGCAACGCGTGCGCAAGAGCGCGAAGAAACTCTCACCCGAACTCACCCGGCCGTTCACGCCGCCGCCGTCGTTCATGAATCACCGCGTCGACGCGCAACGCAAGTTCGCCACCGCCACCCTGGCGCTCGCCGACGTCAAGGAGACGGCCAAGCATCTGGGCGTCACCATCAACGACATGGTGCTCGCGATCTCGGCGGGCGCGTTGCGGGAACTCTCCCTGAAGTACGACGGTCAGGCCGACCATCCGCTGTTGGCTTCCGTCCCAGTCAGTTTCGACTTCTCACCGGATCGGATCTCTGGCAACTACTTCACCGGTGTGATGATGACGGTCCCCATCCAGCTCGAGGATCCGCTGCAGCGGGTCCAAGCGGTGCACGACGCCGCGGTGGAGGCCAAGGAAACGCATCACCTGATGGGCCCGGAGCTGGTGAGCCGGTGGTCGGCGTACTTCCCGCCGCGCCCTGCCGAGCGGCTGTTTTCCTGGCTGGCCGAAAAAGACGGCCAGAACAAAGTGTTGAACCTGCCGATCTCCAACGTGCCCGGTCCGCGGCAACCCGGTCGCGTGGGCGGCGCGCTGGTCACCGAGATCTACTCCGTCGGACCGCTGACCACCGGCAGCGGGTTGAACATCACGGTGTGGAGCTACGTCGACCAACTCAACATCTCGGTGCTGTCCGACGGCGCGACGCTCGAGGACCCGCACGAGTTGACCGACGCGATGATCGCCGCATTCATCGAGATCCGCGGGGCCGCAGGGCTTTCGAGTGAACTGACGGTGGTCGAGTCCGCCATGGCGCAGTAG
- the lip2_9 gene encoding esterase/lipase: MAVRPDARYPGPTFWTRARWLLNAGPSDYMLATSVAAASLPVIGKHLEPLGTVTAVGVWGFRHLPDFLGSTVKSWLSPGDAELRQSERDSTNAVTEAALRGVVNAKDLAVDWPAPESAPPLWKLREHRRSVYRTSVQYGPRSSQLLDVWRPKELPAEPAPVLIFVPGGAWVHGNRILQGYALMSHLAEKGWVCLSIDYRVAPHHRWPAHIHDVKTAIAWARANVDKFGGDRDFVAVAGTSAGGHLSALAGLTANDPELQAELPEGSDTSVDAVVGIYGRYDWEDKSTVERVRFVDFLERVVVGHKLTKRPDVYRKASPIAQVHPEAPPFLIVHGTGDSVIPVAQARSFVERLRAVSRSVVSYVELPGAGHAFDMTDGARTGSAAMAIGLFLNQIHRNRTLVGAKEVI; the protein is encoded by the coding sequence ATGGCGGTGCGACCGGATGCCCGGTACCCAGGTCCGACGTTCTGGACACGTGCGCGATGGTTGCTGAACGCCGGCCCGTCGGATTACATGCTGGCGACGAGCGTGGCCGCGGCTTCGCTGCCCGTCATCGGAAAGCACCTGGAACCGTTGGGCACTGTGACCGCGGTCGGCGTATGGGGTTTCCGTCACCTGCCCGATTTCCTGGGTTCGACGGTCAAATCGTGGCTTAGCCCGGGCGATGCCGAGCTAAGGCAGTCCGAGCGCGACAGCACCAACGCTGTCACCGAGGCCGCGCTGCGCGGTGTGGTCAACGCCAAGGACCTCGCCGTCGACTGGCCTGCGCCGGAGTCGGCGCCGCCGTTGTGGAAGCTGCGGGAGCATCGGCGCAGCGTGTACCGCACCTCGGTGCAGTACGGGCCCCGGTCTTCACAACTGCTCGACGTGTGGCGGCCCAAGGAGTTGCCCGCCGAGCCGGCGCCGGTGCTGATCTTCGTGCCGGGCGGGGCGTGGGTGCACGGCAACCGGATCCTGCAGGGGTACGCGTTGATGTCCCACCTCGCCGAGAAGGGCTGGGTGTGCCTGTCGATCGACTACCGGGTGGCGCCGCACCACCGGTGGCCGGCCCATATCCACGACGTGAAGACCGCCATCGCGTGGGCCCGCGCCAACGTCGACAAGTTCGGCGGCGACCGTGACTTCGTGGCGGTCGCGGGCACGTCGGCGGGCGGTCACCTCTCAGCGCTGGCAGGACTCACCGCCAACGATCCTGAGCTGCAGGCCGAGCTGCCGGAAGGCTCCGACACGTCGGTGGACGCGGTGGTGGGCATCTACGGTCGCTACGACTGGGAGGACAAGTCCACCGTCGAGCGGGTGCGCTTCGTGGACTTCCTCGAGCGCGTCGTCGTGGGACACAAACTCACCAAGCGTCCGGACGTCTACCGCAAGGCGTCCCCGATCGCCCAGGTGCATCCCGAGGCGCCGCCGTTCCTGATCGTCCACGGCACCGGCGACAGTGTCATCCCGGTGGCGCAGGCCCGTTCGTTCGTCGAACGGCTGCGCGCGGTGTCCCGGTCGGTGGTCAGTTACGTCGAACTGCCCGGCGCCGGGCACGCGTTCGACATGACCGACGGGGCCAGGACCGGCTCGGCCGCGATGGCAATAGGATTGTTCCTGAACCAGATTCACCGAAACCGGACGCTGGTGGGGGCTAAAGAGGTTATATAG